In Ruania alkalisoli, the DNA window CGCGGGCTCTGTGCGGGACCCGGATGTGGTGCGTGATTCAGCGGCGGTGACCTCGCCCGCCATCAGTGACGTCTTACCCACTCCTGGATCGCCGATCAGCATCACGCTGGTCCCCTCGGCGAGAGTGGTGCGCAGCGGCTCTCGGACGGCCGGGCGCCTCAACTCCGGCCAGGGTGCTGTGAGAGTTCCGGCCGCCGGGGCGGGAAGGTGACGAGACGGCACCAACTCACGCTACCGCGAGGAGTTGGGCGACCGTGCAGAGTCTGGTGAGCGGTGCGGTTCAGCGCGCACCCTGGCGGGCTCTCGACGGGGTCCGGCCGTTCTGCACGGTCGACGGCAGTCCGCACCAGACGATCGAGCAACTGTGGCTGGAGTGACGTGTGGGACAAAACGGACGTAAGTGTGGCTTCGGATGGTCCAGATCGGCGGAAACACGCCGAGAAGCGCCCTCAAATTGCCCGATCACGGCGTGTGAAGTCGTAGTGTGACGACAGCGCTCCCCGATCGGGGAGCGGCCACGAACGAAGGGAAATCTCCGTGTCCGTCAACCGCACTGAGCTCGTTGCCGCCATCGCCGAGAAGGCTGGACTGACCAAGACCGACGCCGACGCCGCTCTGGGCGCGCTGCAGGAGGTCCTGGTGGAGTCCCTGGGTAAGGGTGAGGCTGTCAAGGTGACCGGCCTGCTCTCCGTGGAGCGCGTCGAGCGCGCCGCGCGCACCGGTCGCAACCCCCGCACTGGCGAGGAGATCCAGATCCCCGCCGGCTACGGCGTCAAGGTTTCCGCTGGCTCCGCCCTGAAGAAGGCCGTCGCCAAGTGATCTCCGGCGGCCGCTGAAGGTCGCCACTGACGAAGGGGCGTGGGAGTGATCCCGCGCCCCTTCGTCATGTCCGCGTGCCATGGGGCTCGTGACTGTGTGGTCCATGACGGCGGAGCCACGGGTTGCCGAGACCAGGTCGCCTCGACGTACGCCTTCTTTGCGTTCGCCCCTGGTGGCCGGCTCTGTCCGCGGGCGAGTGTTGACGCGTGTTCAGGGCGGCGCGCAGCGGTCCCTGCCTATCCCTGCTTATGCCTGTCCTCGCTTCGCCTGCCTCTCGCGTGCGCGCCCTACAGCCTCCTGTTCTCGTTTGACCGCCTCGCGGAGCTTCTTCTCCGCCTCACGAACGGCCTTCTGAGCCTCGCGGCGGGCACTGCGAGCGGCGCGCACCCGTGGGTCTTTCGGGAAGGCATCAGTGTCCGCGTCCTCCGAGGGGGTTGGGACCGAGGCTGGTGCGCCCTCCGAGCGAGCCTGCACATACTGCTTCACTCCGTCGAGGATGCGTTCCAGTCCGAAGGCGAACGGATCGGCATGAGCGGTGAAGACGCCCGCATCGATCGCCTGCCGGAGCGCTGGGAACTGCTCCGGCGTGACGAGCGTGGCGACGATGTGCGCCACTTGACGGTCGAGATCCTCGGGGGAGACCCCTTCGGCGCGAGCGCGTTCCTCGTATCCGCGCTCCACGTGAGCGGTCCACCGGGCGTGTCCGGTCATCGTCAGCATCACGGCGACTCGTTCGAGCGGCTCGAGCGGCGTGTCCTCAAGAAGTCCGAGAGCGGCGTCCATCCAGGCCAGGTTCGCTGGAGTGCTCGGGATCCCGTCGATGGGCAGGTCCAGCATCCACGGGTGCGCGGCGTGGACCGCCAGGGTTTCCCGGTACCACTGGATCATCCCCTCACGCCACGTGGGTGCCTCCGTGACGGTCAGCGGCGGGACGCCGAGTGCGGCCTCGCCCATCAGGAGCAGCAGGTCGTCCTTGCGCGTGACATACCGGTACAGCGACATCGTGGTGAAGCCGAGGCGTTTCGCCACTGCAGCCATGGAGACGGCGCCGAGGCCGTCTGCGTCGGCGATCTCGACGGCGACGTCGACGATCCGTTCCAGGCTCAGCTCCCGCTTGGGTCCGCGCTGTTGCGGGTGGGCGGCCACGCCCCACGCGAGTGCGATACCGCGGGGAAGCTCGATCTCGTCCGGTTCGGTGTCCATCGCCTCAGCCTAGTTCTGTGTATGGCATAGACAACTCCAGTGTATGTCGCATACAGTTTATGGCGTACACGATACTGAGGAGGAGCGATGGATGACGCCATCGACGTGCGCGGCATACGCAAGTCGTTCGGTCAGGTGCAGGTGCTCGCAGGGGTGGACCTGACGGTGAGCCGCGGGAGTGTGCATGCCCTGCTTGGTTCTAACGGCGCCGGCAAGACCACACTCGTGACGATCCTGGCGACGCTGCTACGGCCCGACGCGGGGACCGCGACCATCGCCGGTGCCGACCTGGCTGACGATCCGCTTGCTGTCCGCCGGAGGATCGCGCTCACCGGGCAGTCGGCCGCCGTGGACGAGGTACTCACCGCGGAGGAGAACCTGCGAATGATGGCGTGCCTGCGCGGGCTCCGGGGCCGGGCGGCTCGCCAGCGCTCACGGGAGCTGATCGAGCGATTCGGCCTGGCGGACGCGGCCGATCGGCGTGTCAAGACCTACTCCGGCGGAATGCGACGCCGGCTCGACCTAGCGCTGAGCCTCGTGGTGGCCGTGCCCGTGGTGTTCCTGGACGAACCGACCACCGGCCTCGATCCGCGCAGCCGACGCGAGCTGTGGGATGTCATCCGCAGCCTCCGCCAGGACGGCGCCACCGTGCTGCTGACCACGCAATACCTGGAAGAGGCCGATGAGCTGGCCGACATGGTATCGATCCTGCGTGACGGGCGCGTCGTCGCCGAAGGCTCACCGGCCGAGCTCAAGCGAACGGTCGGCGAGGACGTGGTGGAGGTGAGGGACGCCGTCGGGACGGTGCTTCACAGCGAGCCTACGGACGGTACCTCTGCCGGCCTGCGCCGGGCGCTCGATGCGATTGACGCGCATGGCCTCTCCGGTGAGGTGGTGGTGCGCCGGCCCAGCCTGGACGACGTGTTCTTCGCACTGACCAGCCATACCCAGAGCCACGACACGACCGAGAACCCCGGCGACCAAGCAGGCAGCCTCGCCAGCGCAGAAAGGATCCCGTCATGAGCGCACCTGTTCACGCCGCTGCGCCAGCGGCAGCACGACTTCGGCCCGGTGCCGTGGATGCCGTCTTCATCGCGCGTAGCCTGCGCCATAGCGTGCGCAACGTCGACGCCATGCTGATGGCGATCCTGCTGCCGGTGATGCTCATGCTGCTGTTCGTCTACGTCTTCGGCGGTGCGATCGACTCGGGCGGGGACTACGTGAACTACGTGGTGCCAGGCATCATCCTGCTGTGTGCCGGGTTCGGTGCCTCCTCGACCGCCATCGACGTGGCCGGCGACAAGGCGTCCGGAATCATGGACCGGTTCCGCACCCTGCCGATCCGCAGCTGGGCGGTCGTGACCGGGCACGTGGTGGCGAGCCTGGCCCGTAACCTCGTCGCGACGGTGGTGGTGCTCGGCGTGGCGCTCGCGATCGGGTTCCGGCCCACGGCGGATGCAGGCGAGTGGTTGCTCGCCATCGTCGTAGTCGCGGCCTACATCCTCGCGATCACCTACCTTTTCGCAGCGATCGGGCTCGCGACGGGCAGCCCGGAGGCAGCGAACGGGTACGGCTTCGTGCTGCTGTTCCTGCCCTACCTCTCCACGGCGTTCGTCGGCGCCGAGACGCTCCCGTCGTGGTTGCGTGGGTTCGCCGAGCACCAGCCGATCACCCCGGTGATCGAGACCTTGCGCAGCCTCCTGATGGGCACACCAGCCGGAACCGCGCCGTTGCTCGCCCTCGTCTGGATGGTGGCGATCCTCACGACGGCAGTGGTGTGGTCGGCGATCGTCTTCGCCCGGCAGGGTGGTCGGCGATGATCGAGGTGAAACGCGCCAGCTCGCTCGGGCCGGGAGCACGAGGAACGGTCGCCCGGCTCCTGACACAGACCTTCGCCGAGGACTTCGCCCCGATCTCCACCGCCACCGACCGGCTGGCCGCGGCCTTCGAGCACATGGTGCTTCTCGACCGGTTCCACGTCGCGTTCCAGGACGGGCAGCCGGCCGGGATCGCGACGGTCACCGAAGGTGAGCAGGAGGTCTTCGCGCCCCGCTGGGCACCGTTCCGTCGTCACCTCGGCGCGGTCCGCGGCACGGTCGGATACCTCGTGGTCCGCACGGCTTTCATGGGTGCCGATCCGGGCGCCACGCCGGGCCGAGCCGAGATCGGGTTTGTCGGCACCGTGCCCAAGTACCAAGGGCAGGGGGTGGCGACTGTTCTGCTCACGGAACTGATGGCGCTGTCAGGTCACCACACGTACGTACTGCGAGACATCAAGGACACCAACGAGGCTGCCCTTGGCCTGTACCGCAAGCTCGGTTTCGTCGACCATTCCCGCCGCCCGGCCCGATTTTCCGCGCGAGCGGGGTTCGGTGCGTACGTCACCATGATCCGTGCACCCGGATGAGCTGGACACGTGCGGGCGCGGGACGCCGTCAGGCTTCGTACAATGGAGACATGAGTCAGCCCACCGGACCGCAGGGACCCCAGGAGACCGAACGCCTGTCCTCGGGGCCGGGCACCGATGTGCTGGAGCGTGAGGAGACCCGGGAAGAAGCCTCGCCCGGCGATGCCGAGCGGTATGCGCACTACGTGAAGAAGGAGAAGATCACGGCGGCCGCCGTCTCTGGCGGCCCGGTCGTGGCGCTCTGCGGCAAGGTCTGGACCCCGAACCGGGATCCGAAGAAGTTCCCGATCTGCCCCGCCTGCAAGGAGATCTACGAGGGCATCACCGGAGGCGGTGGCGACGGTGAGGATTCCTCCGGCGGACGTCGCGGCTTCTTCGGCTTCGGCTCCAAGAAGTGACCGGGCCGAGTTCCTCGGCCATCACTGCGAACACCACGACCTCTCCAGCCGGATCAACAGGTTCGGCAGGGTCCACCAGTGCGGCCTCCAACCTTCCACCCGCCTACCCCGCGCGAGCCCCGTGGGGCACGGCCTCCCGGTTGCGCGCCTGGCAGGCGGCAGCGCTCGAGTCCTATCTGGAGCGCAACCCGCGCGACTTCCTCGCCGTGGCGACCCCGGGTGCCGGGAAGACGACCTTCGCGCTGCGCGTGGCCACCGAGTTGCTGGAACAGCGGGTGGTGCAGCGGGTGACGGTCGTCGCGCCGACCGAGCATCTGAAGACTCAATGGGCCGACGCGGCCGGGCGGGTCGGGATCCGTATCGACCCGAACTTCCGTAACGCCCAGGGGCGTCACGGCTCTGCCTACGACGGCGTCGCTCTCACCTATGCCCAGGTGGCTGCCAACCCCAACCTGCACCGTGCCCGGACCGACGCCGCACGCACTCTGGTGATTCTGGACGAGGTGCACCACGCCGGTGACGCACTCTCCTGGGGGGACGCCATCCGGGAAGCGTTCGACTCCGCCACCCGGAGACTGTCGCTCACCGGCACGCCGTTCCGCTCGGACACCTCACCGATCCCGTTCATCACCTACGAACCCGACGCTGACGGAATCCGTCGCTCCCGGGCCGACCACACCTACGGGTACGGCGACGCGCTTGCCGACCACGTCGTGCGTCCAGTGATCTTCCTGTCTTATTCGGGGCAGATGCGCTGGCGCACGAAGGCTGGGGACGAAGTGAGCGCGCGGCTAGGTGAGCCGCTCACCAGGGACCTGATCGGACAGGCCTGGCGCACTGCCCTGGACCCGGAGGGGGAGTGGATTCCCTCGGTGCTCATGGCGGCTGACCGCCGTCTCACCGAGGTGCGCAGGCATGTGCCCGACGCCGGGGGCCTGGTCATCGCGACCGACCAGACCAAGGCGCGTGCCTATGCCGCGCACCTGCAGCGGATCACCGGTTCGGCTCCCGTCGTCGTGCTCTCGGACGACTCCGACGCCTCTCGCCGGATCGAAGAGTACGCCCAGGGTGACCAGCGGTGGATGGTCGCGGTGCGGATGGTCTCCGAGGGAGTCGACGTGCCGCGTCTGGCCGTGGGTGTGTATGCGACCTCCACCGCTACCCCGTTGTTCTTCGCCCAGGCGGTCGGACGATTCGTCCGGGCGCGTAAGCGAGGCGAGACCGCGTCGATTTTCCTGCCGTCCGTGCCAATCCTGCTCGCATTGGCCAACGAGATGGAGACCGAGCGCGATCACGCCCTGGATCGCAAGAGCGTCGGGGATGAGGCAGTCGAGATCTTCGCCGCCGAGGACGCGGAGCTCGCTGCGGCCAACAAGGAGGAGAAGGCATCCGAGGACCTCATGCTCCCCGGCTTCGAGGCGCTCGAGGCGCAAGCCTCCTTCGACAAGGTGCTCTTCGACGGCGGTGAGTTCGGGATGGGCGCCGAGCTGGGATCGGAGGAGGAACAGGACTTCCTCGGTATTCCTGGGCTGCTGGATGCCGATCAGGTCACCACCCTGCTGCGCTCGCGACAGGCAGATCACGTGGCCGCGCGCCGTCAGAGGGGTGTGGCCGAACCCGCGCCGGTGGACGACCATCGGGTCGTGGCTGAGCTGCGCAAGGAGCTCAACCAGCTGGTGAAGGCGTGGGCGCGGCGCAGCGGTACCCCGCACGGGGTGGTGCATACCCGCTTGCGCGAGCACTCCGGCGGGGGAGACGTGGCGACGGCGTCCGCGGAGCACCTCCGCACCCGTATCGCCAAGGTCCGGCGCTGGTTCGTCGGGCAGTCCTGACGGCGCCGCGTTCACGGACGTGAGACGAGCGGGCGAGTTTGCGCTGTGGAGGGGGCTGAAACTCAGGGTCGACCGCCTTCAGGGGCCGAATAATCGACCCCTGAGGCCGACCAGCTGTCGTCGGTGACCCACGCGAGCTGGAGAGGGGCCTGAAAGTCGGGGTCAACGCGCCTCAGGGGCCGAATAATCGACCCATGAATCACACCCCTGGTGCGGCGGTGACCTCAGCCCCGCTGCGGGCCTGAAACTTGGGGTCAACCCGCTTCATGGGTCAATAGTTCGGCCCCGGAGCGGGGCGGGTCGACCTTGAGTGTCTCTCAGACCGCGATGTGTGTGGTCGGGATGGCGGGATCCCCGGCCGAGAGGCGGCGCGCGTATGGGGACAGCTCGGCTCGCGAGGTGCGGTGGCGCTCGGCAGCTCGAGTGACGCCGTCGGAGCCGGTGAATCCCGACTGCACGACGCCGTCCAGGACGAGGGGCACATGCAACCCGCGCAGACTGTCCTCGGCGGGCTCCCACCCGGCGAGCGCTCCGCTGACCACGACTTCCTCGACTGCCCGGCCGGCAGTGTCCACCCGGCGGGCAGCGGCCTTACGCCCACCGACGCTCGACTTCGAGGCGGATGCCTTCTGCACCGGCTCCATCACGCCGTCGCTGTTCTCACGCTGGACCAGCTTGTAGACCATTCCGCAGGTCGGCGCCCCGGATCCGGTCACCACTGAAGTGCCCACACCGTAGGAGTCGACCGGGGCGGCGGCGAGGGAGGCGATCGCGTGCTCGTCCAGGTCGGAGGAGACCACGATCTTCGTGCCGGCAGCGCCGAGGGAGTCGAGCTGGTCGCGCACCTCCCGGGCCACCATGCCCAGGTCTCCGGAGTCCAGGCGTACTGCGTCCAGGCCGGTTCCGGCGGCTGCGATCGCACGGCGCACGCCCTCGGCGATGTCGTAGGTGTCAACCAGCAGTGTGGTGGCATCTCCGAAGGAGGCGACCTGTGAGGCGAATGCCGAGGGCTCGTCGTCATGCAGCAGTGTGAAGGCGTGTGCGGCGGTGCCGATCGTCGTCAGACCGTACCGGCGGCCCGCCTCCAGATTGGACGTGCCTGCGAACCCGCCCACGACGGCGGCCCGAGCGGCGGCGACCGCGGCGTACTCATGTGCGCGCCGACCACCCATCTCCAGACAGGGCCGGGTGCCAGCGGCACTGGTCATCCGCGACGCCGCCGACGCCACTGCCGAGTCGTAGTTGAGGATCGAAAGCACCAGCGTCTCCAGCAGCACACCTTCGGCGAACGACGCCTCGACCGTCATCAACGGAGAGCCAGGAAAGAACACCTCGCCCTCGGCATAGCCGTAGATCTCACCCGTGAAGCGGTAGTTCGCGAGGAACTCCAGCGTCTGGTCGTTCACGATGCCACCCTCGCGGAGGAACTCCAGCTCGGCATCGGCGAAGCGGAATGTGCTCAGCGCCTCCAGCACCCGTCCGGTTCCGGCCACCACGCCATAGCGGCGTCCGGCAGGCAGGCGCCGGGTGAAGACCTCGAAGACGCATCGCCGGGACGCCGTGCCGTCGGCGAGCGCCGCCTGCAGCATCGTCAGCTCGTAGCGGTCGGTGAGCAGGGCCATGCTGGGCTGGGTGCCCCTCTGTGACGCGGACATGAGGCAACGGTAACGGCCCCAGGTCGATCGAGGTGCTGGTACCGGGCTGCCTCGGCGCGCGCGGATCCGTACGCTGGGGCCATGGTCGTCGCCAGTACCCCCGTCAGCACGCCGGACACCGAGTCCGTCACCGATGCTGCCGAAGCGATCGCGCCCGATCGTCCGTGGCGCACCATTGTCTGGAACGACCCGGTGAACCTGATGAGCTATGTCACCTACGTCTTCCGTAGCTACTTCGGCTACTCGGAGCAGAAGGCAAGAACCTTGATGCTGCAGGTGCACCACGAGGGACGCAGCGCCGTCTCGCACGGCAGCAGGGAACAGATGGAGGTGGACGTGCAGGCGATGCACTCCTTCGGGCTCTGGGCCACACTCGCCCAGGACGGCGACTGATGCGAGCCTTCGTCCGCCGTCGGGGTGCGTTCGTGGCCGAGGTGAGTCCGGATGAGCGCACCATCCTTGCCCGCGTAGTGGCCGATACCTGCGAGTTGCTCGGCGCACCGGTTTCCCGGGAACCCCCTGACGGCGCAGCCCGCCCCCGTGGGGAGGGTACGGATCCGTTGTTCCTGGCGTGGCCTGCCGATGGGATCGCCGCTCCCAGTGACCCGGCTCTGGCCCGGCTGTTGCCTGACGCCAGTGTCACCGATGAGGAGGTCTCGGCCGAGTTCCGCCGGCTGACCGAGGTCGATCTGCGGGAGACGAAGGCGGCGCGATTGCGGATGGTGTGGGCTGCTCTGCAGGTCCCTGGTGATGAGGTGCGGGTATCGCCGGAGCATGCGATGGACTGGGCGGGTGCGCTCAACGACGTCCGGTTGGTGGTGGCCGAGCGGCTCGGGATCCGCACCGAGGAGGACGCCGAGGCGTTGCACGGGGCGCTCGAGACCCCGCAGCACGGGCCGACGACGCCGCACAGCGAACGGGACGAGATCCGCGAGGCGCTCGGCATGCTCTACTCCGCCCTGACCTGGTTGCAGGAGTCGCTGCTGCAGGTGATGCTGCCCACACTCGACCGCTGAGCGGTGCGTGCCCAGTCCAGCGGGCCTACCCTCGTGGAGGTGAGCGACGCACCTATCGGCATCTTCGACTCTGGTGTCGGAGGCCTGACGGTCGCGCGGGCCGTGATCGACCAGCTGCCGAACGAATCCGTGCGCTATGTGGGCGACACGGCGCATGGACCCTACGGTCCGCTGCCGATCGCCGAGGTGCGCGCGCATGCGCTGGCGGTGATGGACGATCTCGTCGCCTCCGGGGTGAAGATGCTCGTCATCGCCTGCAACTCTGCCTCTGCCGCCGTGCTACGAGATGCGCGTGAGCGGTACACGATCGGCCGGGGCGTCCCGGTGGTCGAAGTGATCCAGCCCGCCGTCCGGCGTGCGGTCGCCGCTACCCGGTCGGGGCGCATCGGTGTTATCGGCACGCGGGCCACCATCGATTCGCGCGCCTATGAGGATGCCTTCGCCGCCGCTCCGCACCTGCAGTTGACCACGACGGCGGCCCCTCGGTTCGTGGAGTTCGTCGAGCGAGGCATTACGTCCGGCCCGGAGCTGCTGGGGGTGGCGCGGGAGTATCTTGCGCCGGTGCTGGCGGCGGATGTGGACACGCTTGTGCTGGGGTGCACGCACTATCCCCTGCTGACCGGTGTGGTCCAGTACGTGGTGGGGGACGCCGTCACGTTGGTCAGCAGTGCGGAGGAGACCGCCAAGGACGTCTACGCCGCACTGGTCGCGCACGGGCTCGAGCGCAGCGACGAAGCGCCTGCCTCCCACGCCTTCCTCAGTACGGGCGAGCCCGCCGCTTTCACCCAGCTCGCGCGGCGCTTCCTCGGCCCCGAGGTCGGCGCCGAGTCCGCGGCCGAGATCACCGGTGAGATTCCGGCGGTGATGCACCCGTGAGACTCATCGTTCTCGGCTGCTCGGGATCGGTATCCGCACCGGACTCGGCATCCTCGTCCTACCTGGTGGAGGCCGACGACGGTGCCCGCACCTGGCGCGTGGTGCTCGACCTGGGATCCGGTGCGTTCGGGCAGCTGTTGGGGCAGGGTGAGCCTGCATCGGTGGATGCGGTGTTGTTCTCGCATCTGCATGCCGACCACATGGTCGATGCTGCCGCGATGCACGTGTACCTGAGGTATGGACCCCAGGGGCCGTACCCGGTGATGCCGGTCTACGGCCCGTCCGAGACCGCCGCCCGCATCGCCCAGGTGTGCGGAAACGGGGAGACGGTCGACGGCGAGTTCGAGTTCCGCTCCTGGGTTACGGGCCAGGAGGTGCGCATCGGCCCGATGGTCATCCGGGTGCACGAGGTTCGCCACCCGGTGCCCGCGTACGCCATCCGCATCGAAGGGCCCGGCGAGGATGGCGGCCGCGCGGTCCTGACCTACAGCGGCGACACCGACACCTGCGAAGGTCTGATCGAGGCCGCACGCGAGGCCGACCTGTTTCTCTGCGAGGCCGCGTTCAGTGAGCCCTGTTCGGCGCCCCGGGGCATCCACCTCACCGGCCGGCGGGCTGGCCAGAGCGCC includes these proteins:
- a CDS encoding HU family DNA-binding protein translates to MSVNRTELVAAIAEKAGLTKTDADAALGALQEVLVESLGKGEAVKVTGLLSVERVERAARTGRNPRTGEEIQIPAGYGVKVSAGSALKKAVAK
- a CDS encoding TetR/AcrR family transcriptional regulator; this translates as MDTEPDEIELPRGIALAWGVAAHPQQRGPKRELSLERIVDVAVEIADADGLGAVSMAAVAKRLGFTTMSLYRYVTRKDDLLLLMGEAALGVPPLTVTEAPTWREGMIQWYRETLAVHAAHPWMLDLPIDGIPSTPANLAWMDAALGLLEDTPLEPLERVAVMLTMTGHARWTAHVERGYEERARAEGVSPEDLDRQVAHIVATLVTPEQFPALRQAIDAGVFTAHADPFAFGLERILDGVKQYVQARSEGAPASVPTPSEDADTDAFPKDPRVRAARSARREAQKAVREAEKKLREAVKREQEAVGRARERQAKRGQA
- a CDS encoding ABC transporter ATP-binding protein yields the protein MDDAIDVRGIRKSFGQVQVLAGVDLTVSRGSVHALLGSNGAGKTTLVTILATLLRPDAGTATIAGADLADDPLAVRRRIALTGQSAAVDEVLTAEENLRMMACLRGLRGRAARQRSRELIERFGLADAADRRVKTYSGGMRRRLDLALSLVVAVPVVFLDEPTTGLDPRSRRELWDVIRSLRQDGATVLLTTQYLEEADELADMVSILRDGRVVAEGSPAELKRTVGEDVVEVRDAVGTVLHSEPTDGTSAGLRRALDAIDAHGLSGEVVVRRPSLDDVFFALTSHTQSHDTTENPGDQAGSLASAERIPS
- a CDS encoding ABC transporter permease → MSAPVHAAAPAAARLRPGAVDAVFIARSLRHSVRNVDAMLMAILLPVMLMLLFVYVFGGAIDSGGDYVNYVVPGIILLCAGFGASSTAIDVAGDKASGIMDRFRTLPIRSWAVVTGHVVASLARNLVATVVVLGVALAIGFRPTADAGEWLLAIVVVAAYILAITYLFAAIGLATGSPEAANGYGFVLLFLPYLSTAFVGAETLPSWLRGFAEHQPITPVIETLRSLLMGTPAGTAPLLALVWMVAILTTAVVWSAIVFARQGGRR
- a CDS encoding GNAT family N-acetyltransferase, whose protein sequence is MIEVKRASSLGPGARGTVARLLTQTFAEDFAPISTATDRLAAAFEHMVLLDRFHVAFQDGQPAGIATVTEGEQEVFAPRWAPFRRHLGAVRGTVGYLVVRTAFMGADPGATPGRAEIGFVGTVPKYQGQGVATVLLTELMALSGHHTYVLRDIKDTNEAALGLYRKLGFVDHSRRPARFSARAGFGAYVTMIRAPG
- a CDS encoding DUF3039 domain-containing protein, giving the protein MSQPTGPQGPQETERLSSGPGTDVLEREETREEASPGDAERYAHYVKKEKITAAAVSGGPVVALCGKVWTPNRDPKKFPICPACKEIYEGITGGGGDGEDSSGGRRGFFGFGSKK
- a CDS encoding DEAD/DEAH box helicase; translation: MTANTTTSPAGSTGSAGSTSAASNLPPAYPARAPWGTASRLRAWQAAALESYLERNPRDFLAVATPGAGKTTFALRVATELLEQRVVQRVTVVAPTEHLKTQWADAAGRVGIRIDPNFRNAQGRHGSAYDGVALTYAQVAANPNLHRARTDAARTLVILDEVHHAGDALSWGDAIREAFDSATRRLSLTGTPFRSDTSPIPFITYEPDADGIRRSRADHTYGYGDALADHVVRPVIFLSYSGQMRWRTKAGDEVSARLGEPLTRDLIGQAWRTALDPEGEWIPSVLMAADRRLTEVRRHVPDAGGLVIATDQTKARAYAAHLQRITGSAPVVVLSDDSDASRRIEEYAQGDQRWMVAVRMVSEGVDVPRLAVGVYATSTATPLFFAQAVGRFVRARKRGETASIFLPSVPILLALANEMETERDHALDRKSVGDEAVEIFAAEDAELAAANKEEKASEDLMLPGFEALEAQASFDKVLFDGGEFGMGAELGSEEEQDFLGIPGLLDADQVTTLLRSRQADHVAARRQRGVAEPAPVDDHRVVAELRKELNQLVKAWARRSGTPHGVVHTRLREHSGGGDVATASAEHLRTRIAKVRRWFVGQS
- a CDS encoding nicotinate phosphoribosyltransferase, producing MSASQRGTQPSMALLTDRYELTMLQAALADGTASRRCVFEVFTRRLPAGRRYGVVAGTGRVLEALSTFRFADAELEFLREGGIVNDQTLEFLANYRFTGEIYGYAEGEVFFPGSPLMTVEASFAEGVLLETLVLSILNYDSAVASAASRMTSAAGTRPCLEMGGRRAHEYAAVAAARAAVVGGFAGTSNLEAGRRYGLTTIGTAAHAFTLLHDDEPSAFASQVASFGDATTLLVDTYDIAEGVRRAIAAAGTGLDAVRLDSGDLGMVAREVRDQLDSLGAAGTKIVVSSDLDEHAIASLAAAPVDSYGVGTSVVTGSGAPTCGMVYKLVQRENSDGVMEPVQKASASKSSVGGRKAAARRVDTAGRAVEEVVVSGALAGWEPAEDSLRGLHVPLVLDGVVQSGFTGSDGVTRAAERHRTSRAELSPYARRLSAGDPAIPTTHIAV
- the clpS gene encoding ATP-dependent Clp protease adapter ClpS: MVVASTPVSTPDTESVTDAAEAIAPDRPWRTIVWNDPVNLMSYVTYVFRSYFGYSEQKARTLMLQVHHEGRSAVSHGSREQMEVDVQAMHSFGLWATLAQDGD
- a CDS encoding DUF2017 domain-containing protein; translated protein: MRAFVRRRGAFVAEVSPDERTILARVVADTCELLGAPVSREPPDGAARPRGEGTDPLFLAWPADGIAAPSDPALARLLPDASVTDEEVSAEFRRLTEVDLRETKAARLRMVWAALQVPGDEVRVSPEHAMDWAGALNDVRLVVAERLGIRTEEDAEALHGALETPQHGPTTPHSERDEIREALGMLYSALTWLQESLLQVMLPTLDR
- the murI gene encoding glutamate racemase → MSDAPIGIFDSGVGGLTVARAVIDQLPNESVRYVGDTAHGPYGPLPIAEVRAHALAVMDDLVASGVKMLVIACNSASAAVLRDARERYTIGRGVPVVEVIQPAVRRAVAATRSGRIGVIGTRATIDSRAYEDAFAAAPHLQLTTTAAPRFVEFVERGITSGPELLGVAREYLAPVLAADVDTLVLGCTHYPLLTGVVQYVVGDAVTLVSSAEETAKDVYAALVAHGLERSDEAPASHAFLSTGEPAAFTQLARRFLGPEVGAESAAEITGEIPAVMHP
- a CDS encoding MBL fold metallo-hydrolase — encoded protein: MRLIVLGCSGSVSAPDSASSSYLVEADDGARTWRVVLDLGSGAFGQLLGQGEPASVDAVLFSHLHADHMVDAAAMHVYLRYGPQGPYPVMPVYGPSETAARIAQVCGNGETVDGEFEFRSWVTGQEVRIGPMVIRVHEVRHPVPAYAIRIEGPGEDGGRAVLTYSGDTDTCEGLIEAAREADLFLCEAAFSEPCSAPRGIHLTGRRAGQSAARAGARHLLLTHIQPWVDSSAVAAEAGSEYGGPVDLARPGALWRV